In a genomic window of Agrobacterium tumefaciens:
- a CDS encoding FAD/NAD(P)-binding protein, producing MNSLVPIASARLTVAVVGGGFTGAAMAMHLVAGNGYPTDTSVVVIEPRSELGRGLAYSATDPAHRVNVPAARMTLFPDIPDDFERYVGGIPTRDDAELIGHDGLPYPKRSVFGEYVSARIQPFLDDGRIRHWRTKAISVLQKGNRYEIAGSDGTALIADIVVLAVSHPPPSLPRVLQPFKDDYKLIADVTVTDAIDAVETGDRVLIVGNGLTSADVVASLKRRGHVGQITSFSRRGLRSRGHGPVGQEPFGDFLSEPFTSASKLLHKVRQTLREAHEQGMTWHSVVDALRAQGRDIWENLPVIERRRVARHLRPVWDVHRFRIAPQVEAAVEQAIASGQMDVRAASLSSVTRIDAGYRVTLRPQRAKSLETLDVDAIVVTTGPAHGGILQSQAMLRELEQVGLLQPCPTGLGILVDAKSNPVSASGESTTSLFIAGPLARGTFGELMGLPQVTEHAIFVAQRVRDLIDECGISHRTGQAVEG from the coding sequence ATGAATTCTCTTGTTCCCATAGCTTCTGCCCGCCTGACCGTGGCAGTTGTCGGCGGTGGCTTCACCGGCGCGGCAATGGCAATGCATCTGGTAGCGGGTAACGGATACCCGACTGATACATCCGTTGTCGTCATCGAACCTCGATCGGAGTTGGGCCGTGGCTTGGCCTATAGCGCAACCGATCCGGCGCATCGGGTCAACGTTCCCGCTGCAAGAATGACGTTGTTTCCGGATATTCCCGATGATTTCGAGCGTTATGTTGGCGGTATTCCTACCCGTGACGATGCCGAGCTCATAGGGCACGATGGCTTGCCTTATCCCAAGCGGTCTGTCTTCGGCGAATACGTCTCGGCACGGATTCAACCGTTTTTGGATGACGGCCGTATCAGACACTGGCGGACCAAAGCGATCTCGGTGTTACAAAAAGGAAACCGCTATGAGATTGCGGGGTCTGACGGTACAGCGCTCATTGCGGATATAGTCGTACTGGCCGTCAGCCATCCACCACCTTCTTTGCCTCGGGTGCTCCAGCCCTTCAAAGATGACTACAAGTTGATTGCGGATGTCACCGTGACCGATGCGATCGACGCCGTCGAGACTGGAGATCGTGTTCTCATCGTCGGAAATGGCTTGACCTCCGCCGATGTGGTTGCCTCGCTCAAGAGACGGGGCCATGTCGGCCAGATAACGTCGTTCTCTCGCAGGGGCTTGCGGTCTCGCGGCCATGGCCCCGTCGGGCAGGAGCCTTTCGGCGATTTCCTGTCTGAACCGTTCACCTCTGCAAGCAAGTTGCTCCATAAGGTTCGCCAAACGCTGCGAGAAGCACATGAACAGGGCATGACGTGGCATAGCGTCGTGGATGCGCTGAGGGCGCAGGGGAGGGACATATGGGAAAATCTGCCTGTCATTGAGAGACGGCGCGTTGCCCGACACTTGCGGCCGGTCTGGGATGTGCATCGCTTTCGCATCGCGCCGCAAGTCGAGGCTGCTGTGGAGCAGGCGATCGCGAGCGGCCAAATGGATGTCCGGGCTGCCTCGCTTTCTTCCGTGACACGGATAGACGCCGGCTACAGGGTGACGTTGCGACCCCAGCGCGCCAAGTCTCTCGAAACGCTTGATGTCGATGCGATCGTCGTCACCACGGGCCCGGCGCATGGCGGCATTCTTCAAAGCCAAGCCATGCTTCGAGAACTTGAGCAGGTGGGCCTGTTGCAACCCTGCCCGACCGGGCTTGGCATCTTGGTTGATGCCAAGTCTAATCCCGTATCGGCTTCAGGCGAGAGCACGACTTCACTGTTTATTGCCGGGCCGCTTGCACGCGGCACTTTCGGAGAACTGATGGGGCTGCCGCAGGTTACCGAGCATGCAATCTTCGTCGCGCAGCGTGTTCGCGACCTGATCGATGAATGTGGGATTTCGCATCGCACGGGCCAGGCGGTGGAAGGCTGA
- a CDS encoding ABC transporter ATP-binding protein: protein MTEGNRLLAVEGLHATYNHAITALHGVTFSLGRGEILAVLGANGAGKTTTLKAVSNLLPAERGQVLAGHVLFDGRDVTRETPASLVRRGLVQVLEGRHCFKTLTVEENLVSGGLGRSATRTEIATDLEKIYTHFPRLKEKRRVLSGLTSGGEQQMTAIGRALMSRPRLLVLDEPSMGLAPLIVQDIFRTLKRLNREEGLSILVAEQNSAVALTYADRAIILENGVSVLSGTAAELKARDDVKAFYLGQKPAVLVTHIH, encoded by the coding sequence ATGACCGAGGGGAACAGGCTGCTTGCCGTGGAGGGGCTCCACGCAACCTACAATCATGCCATCACCGCATTGCATGGGGTCACTTTTTCGCTCGGACGGGGGGAGATCCTTGCCGTTCTCGGTGCGAACGGCGCTGGCAAGACGACGACGCTGAAGGCGGTTTCCAACCTCCTTCCGGCCGAACGGGGGCAGGTGCTCGCCGGTCATGTCCTGTTTGACGGTCGTGATGTCACGCGCGAAACCCCAGCAAGCCTTGTCCGTCGCGGTCTCGTGCAGGTGCTCGAAGGTCGCCATTGCTTCAAGACACTTACGGTCGAGGAAAACCTGGTCTCCGGCGGCCTTGGCCGATCCGCCACGCGCACTGAAATCGCGACCGACCTTGAGAAAATTTACACGCATTTCCCAAGACTTAAGGAAAAGCGCCGGGTGCTTTCCGGCCTCACTTCGGGCGGCGAGCAGCAGATGACGGCCATCGGCCGGGCACTGATGTCACGGCCACGGCTGCTTGTCCTCGACGAACCGTCAATGGGGCTGGCGCCTCTCATCGTGCAGGATATTTTCCGCACGCTGAAGCGCCTTAATCGCGAAGAAGGGCTTTCGATCCTGGTCGCTGAACAAAACTCAGCAGTCGCGCTGACCTATGCCGACCGGGCCATCATTCTGGAAAACGGCGTGAGCGTGCTGTCAGGCACGGCCGCCGAACTCAAGGCGCGCGATGACGTGAAAGCCTTCTATCTGGGCCAGAAGCCAGCCGTGCTCGTCACGCATATTCACTGA
- a CDS encoding SfnB family sulfur acquisition oxidoreductase yields the protein MTISNVKTKDAAQGVPAVPRPSEPAHIIKSDAEAIEVAKNLAAEIAPGAAIRDRDRIWPVKELDAFSQSGLWSINVPKKFGGPEVSYATLAKVIEIVSAADSSIGQIAQNHLGVVAAIRTVSDEAQQTLLFAEVLRGTRFGNAFSEFGSKRAADFETKFVDAGDHVIVNGQKFYSSGALLAHLVPIVALDDEGRAWYAIAERDAPGLTVIDDWSSFGQRTTLSGTVILNNVKVPKTHLVPGYKGYAEPTADGAIFQIIQVAVDTGIAQAAIDETISFVRTKSRAWVDSGVDHAWDDPYTIQAVGDLTLRLHAAQALLEKAGYAIDRAIRNPNADTVAEAQIVTAEAKILSTEIAITATNKLFELAGTRSTLAEHHLDRHWRNARTHTLHDPVRWKYSILGKYFLNGEKPPLHAWS from the coding sequence ATGACCATTTCCAACGTGAAGACGAAAGATGCGGCTCAAGGCGTTCCCGCCGTGCCGCGGCCGAGTGAGCCGGCACACATCATCAAGAGCGATGCCGAAGCGATCGAAGTCGCGAAGAACCTCGCCGCCGAAATTGCCCCCGGCGCAGCCATTCGCGATCGCGATCGCATCTGGCCGGTAAAGGAACTCGATGCCTTCTCGCAAAGCGGGCTCTGGTCGATCAACGTGCCGAAGAAGTTCGGCGGTCCTGAAGTCTCCTATGCGACGCTCGCCAAGGTGATCGAGATCGTCTCCGCGGCCGATTCCTCGATTGGCCAGATCGCGCAGAACCATCTCGGCGTCGTTGCCGCGATCCGCACGGTTTCCGATGAGGCTCAGCAGACGCTGCTTTTCGCAGAAGTGCTGCGCGGCACACGCTTCGGCAATGCCTTCTCCGAATTCGGTTCCAAGCGGGCGGCGGACTTCGAAACGAAGTTCGTCGATGCGGGCGACCATGTGATCGTCAACGGCCAGAAATTCTACTCCTCCGGCGCACTTCTCGCCCATCTCGTGCCCATCGTTGCGCTCGATGATGAAGGCCGCGCCTGGTATGCAATTGCCGAGCGGGATGCACCCGGATTGACCGTCATCGACGACTGGTCATCCTTCGGGCAGCGCACGACGCTGTCCGGTACGGTGATCCTGAACAATGTCAAAGTGCCGAAAACCCATCTGGTTCCCGGCTACAAGGGTTATGCGGAACCCACTGCGGATGGTGCGATTTTCCAGATTATCCAGGTCGCGGTGGATACGGGTATAGCGCAGGCGGCAATCGATGAAACCATCTCCTTCGTGCGCACCAAGAGCCGCGCATGGGTGGATAGCGGCGTAGATCATGCCTGGGATGACCCCTACACGATCCAGGCTGTCGGCGATCTGACGCTGCGACTGCATGCGGCCCAGGCGCTGCTTGAAAAAGCCGGTTATGCCATCGATCGCGCCATCCGGAACCCGAATGCTGACACGGTCGCCGAAGCACAGATCGTGACGGCCGAGGCGAAAATTCTCTCGACAGAGATAGCCATTACGGCGACCAACAAGCTGTTCGAACTTGCAGGCACCCGCTCCACGCTTGCAGAGCACCACCTCGATCGCCATTGGCGCAATGCCCGTACCCACACGCTGCACGATCCGGTCCGGTGGAAATATTCCATCCTCGGCAAGTACTTCCTCAATGGCGAGAAGCCGCCACTTCACGCCTGGAGCTGA